From a region of the Aeoliella mucimassa genome:
- a CDS encoding PIN domain-containing protein translates to MLLLADESTTHYYSDLFVALRKLGKQIPTNDLWIAALALQHDLLLYTRDVHFQSVPGLKLVD, encoded by the coding sequence GTGCTGTTGTTGGCCGACGAATCGACGACTCACTACTACAGCGATTTGTTTGTCGCTCTCAGGAAGTTGGGTAAGCAGATTCCCACGAACGACCTGTGGATCGCCGCCCTGGCATTGCAGCACGACCTGCTGCTCTACACCCGCGATGTCCATTTTCAGTCGGTTCCGGGGCTTAAACTCGTGGATTGA
- the cimA gene encoding citramalate synthase — protein MHIEIYDTTLRDGAQGEGVNFSLEDKVLIARRLDEMGFDFIEGGYPLSNPKDAEFFQRMVAEPLKHSKVCAFGMTRRRGVKPADDPGMKALMESQAPVITIVGKTSDFHVKEVLRVSEQENIDMIAETVEYFVQQGREVIYDAEHFFDGWKANAEYAAKTIAAAASAGAMRIVMCDTNGGTMPEEVARIAGEAAAKVDKPLGIHTHNDCELAVANSLAAIDAGAIHVQGTINGLGERCGNADLISVVANLALKKQGYEVLEQGELDHLTELSRYVYEIANMSYRINQPFVGSSAFAHKGGMHVHAVNRVAESYEHIAPETVGNERRVLVSELSGRSNIIAMTTKHDIDEDKALMDRILREVVDKENAGYQFESAGASFDLLVKRISGTYAPHFELVKFHTSVESRGGQPVTEATVKLLVDDQVRHEVAEGDGPVNALDAALRKALNGSFPNLRGMQLVDYKVRVINSEAATAASVRVVIESRDADGEVWGTVGVDENVIQASWDALVDSIEYKLCKDEGKMA, from the coding sequence ATGCACATCGAAATCTACGACACGACGCTTCGCGACGGCGCCCAAGGTGAGGGTGTTAATTTCTCGCTGGAAGACAAAGTGCTCATCGCCCGGCGGTTGGACGAGATGGGATTCGACTTCATCGAAGGGGGATACCCGCTTTCGAATCCGAAGGATGCCGAATTCTTCCAGCGCATGGTGGCCGAGCCCCTTAAGCACAGCAAGGTCTGCGCGTTCGGCATGACCCGTCGCAGGGGGGTGAAGCCGGCCGACGACCCCGGCATGAAAGCACTCATGGAGTCGCAAGCTCCGGTGATCACCATCGTCGGCAAGACCAGCGACTTTCACGTGAAAGAAGTGCTGCGGGTGTCGGAGCAGGAAAACATCGACATGATCGCCGAGACGGTCGAGTATTTCGTGCAGCAGGGCCGAGAGGTGATTTATGATGCCGAGCACTTTTTCGACGGCTGGAAAGCCAACGCGGAGTACGCCGCGAAGACGATCGCTGCGGCTGCTTCGGCCGGGGCGATGCGTATCGTGATGTGCGACACCAACGGGGGGACCATGCCGGAAGAAGTCGCCCGCATCGCCGGCGAGGCGGCCGCGAAGGTCGATAAGCCGCTCGGCATTCATACGCACAACGACTGTGAACTGGCCGTGGCCAATTCGCTGGCCGCGATCGACGCCGGCGCGATCCACGTGCAAGGCACCATCAACGGCCTGGGCGAACGGTGCGGCAACGCCGATCTGATTTCGGTGGTCGCTAATCTGGCCCTCAAGAAACAAGGCTACGAAGTGCTCGAGCAGGGCGAGCTCGATCACCTTACCGAGCTGTCGCGCTACGTGTACGAAATCGCCAACATGAGCTACCGCATCAACCAGCCGTTTGTCGGCTCGAGCGCGTTCGCTCACAAAGGTGGCATGCACGTTCACGCGGTCAACCGAGTCGCCGAGAGCTACGAGCACATCGCCCCCGAGACGGTCGGCAACGAGCGTCGGGTGCTGGTGAGCGAGTTGTCGGGGCGGTCGAACATCATCGCCATGACTACCAAACACGATATCGACGAAGACAAGGCGCTGATGGATCGCATCTTGCGCGAAGTGGTCGACAAGGAGAATGCGGGCTACCAGTTCGAATCGGCCGGCGCTTCGTTCGATTTGCTCGTCAAACGCATCTCGGGCACCTATGCTCCTCACTTCGAATTGGTGAAGTTCCACACGTCGGTCGAAAGCCGAGGAGGCCAGCCGGTGACCGAGGCCACGGTGAAACTGCTGGTCGACGACCAGGTGCGACACGAAGTGGCCGAAGGCGATGGTCCCGTGAACGCGCTCGACGCGGCACTGCGAAAAGCCCTGAACGGTTCGTTCCCGAACCTGCGGGGCATGCAACTGGTCGATTATAAAGTGCGGGTCATCAACAGCGAGGCAGCCACCGCGGCCAGCGTGCGGGTGGTGATCGAAAGCCGCGATGCCGATGGCGAAGTCTGGGGCACCGTCGGGGTGGACGAAAACGTCATTCAAGCCAGCTGGGACGCCCTGGTCGACAGCATCGAATACAAGCTTTGCAAAGACGAGGGGAAAATGGCGTAG
- a CDS encoding DUF1571 domain-containing protein: protein MLLRTFATFAAMLALASSSSLLAQEEEAKEEHAEKLASYVTPLTEPRTERQKHPLYPALKLAEESLQSINENVQDYTCNIVRRERIEGQLRSYEFMRAKVRHPQQSDETDVPFSVYLRFEKPASVEGREALYVEGEHAGKVFVRRGGQRMSYMSTYIKPDSPLAMRENRYPITDIGFKRMIERLVEVIENDIQYDECEVKYFEGAKVGDRKCTRIEVIHPVKRDHFTFYRAMVFVDDEDKLPVGYAAYYWPREEGGPPRLLEEYIYTDVKLNVGLTDEDFDRDNPDYEFSHENEEETAEDE, encoded by the coding sequence ATGCTACTCAGAACATTCGCTACATTCGCGGCCATGTTGGCCTTGGCTTCTAGCTCTTCGCTCCTCGCTCAAGAGGAGGAAGCAAAAGAAGAGCACGCCGAAAAGCTGGCTTCGTACGTGACTCCCCTTACCGAGCCCAGGACCGAGCGGCAAAAACACCCGCTCTATCCGGCGCTCAAGTTGGCCGAAGAGTCGCTGCAGTCGATCAACGAAAACGTGCAAGATTACACCTGCAATATCGTTCGTCGCGAGCGGATCGAAGGCCAACTGCGTAGCTATGAGTTCATGCGTGCCAAGGTCCGTCACCCGCAGCAGAGCGACGAGACCGACGTGCCGTTCAGCGTGTATCTGCGATTTGAAAAGCCTGCGTCGGTCGAAGGTCGCGAAGCGCTGTACGTCGAAGGCGAGCATGCCGGCAAGGTGTTTGTTCGCCGCGGCGGGCAGCGGATGTCGTACATGAGCACCTACATCAAGCCCGACAGCCCGTTGGCGATGAGGGAGAACCGGTACCCAATTACCGACATCGGTTTCAAGCGCATGATCGAGCGACTCGTCGAGGTGATCGAAAACGACATTCAATACGATGAATGCGAAGTAAAGTACTTCGAAGGGGCCAAGGTCGGCGATCGTAAGTGCACTCGCATCGAGGTGATTCATCCGGTTAAGCGTGATCACTTTACCTTTTACCGTGCGATGGTGTTCGTGGATGACGAAGACAAATTGCCGGTCGGTTACGCGGCTTACTATTGGCCTCGCGAAGAGGGAGGTCCGCCTCGCCTGCTCGAAGAGTACATCTACACCGACGTAAAGCTGAATGTTGGACTCACCGACGAGGACTTTGATCGCGATAACCCCGATTACGAGTTTAGCCACGAAAACGAGGAAGAAACCGCCGAGGACGAGTAG
- a CDS encoding potassium channel family protein translates to MTALIRIRQAVLALAIVFVVAVVGHHWLTGKPWLESIYYFVITVSGVGYTEESGVEPKLQLFSIFVILIGMFVLGYTITLLLQVMIEGQINRMLGIRRMNQEIEKLKGHTIICGLGRMGQTLADEFDRRGVRYVVVEHDNDAAIAARAENMLVVTGDALDEETLMAAGIERAATFVASLHSDADNVFLTLTARNLNPELRIIARGELSTTEKKLRQAGANEVVLPALIGARRMAAMVTRPHTAELMDLMAGNKSMDADLEEVLITDESPILGQTIREIALRSTHQVLVIAIRRIDGEMLFAPDANTQFETGDTMIVMGRHTDIVNFKKANKV, encoded by the coding sequence ATGACGGCTCTGATCCGAATCCGCCAAGCTGTGCTGGCACTGGCCATCGTATTCGTCGTGGCCGTGGTGGGGCACCACTGGCTTACTGGTAAGCCGTGGTTGGAGAGTATCTATTACTTCGTGATCACCGTGTCGGGTGTCGGATACACCGAGGAAAGCGGCGTCGAACCAAAGCTGCAGCTCTTCTCGATCTTTGTCATCCTGATCGGCATGTTCGTACTGGGTTACACCATTACGCTGCTATTGCAGGTGATGATCGAAGGCCAAATCAATCGTATGTTGGGTATTCGACGCATGAATCAAGAAATCGAAAAGCTGAAGGGGCACACCATTATCTGCGGCCTGGGACGCATGGGGCAAACCTTGGCCGACGAGTTCGATCGCCGAGGTGTGCGCTACGTGGTGGTCGAGCACGATAACGACGCTGCCATCGCCGCCCGGGCGGAGAACATGCTGGTCGTCACCGGCGATGCCCTCGACGAGGAAACCCTGATGGCCGCCGGCATCGAGCGGGCGGCTACGTTTGTTGCCTCGTTGCACTCCGATGCCGACAACGTGTTTCTCACCCTGACTGCTCGCAATCTGAATCCGGAGCTACGCATCATCGCCCGCGGCGAGCTTTCCACCACCGAGAAGAAGCTTCGCCAGGCGGGGGCCAACGAAGTGGTGCTGCCCGCGCTGATCGGAGCCCGCCGGATGGCAGCCATGGTCACCCGTCCCCACACGGCGGAACTCATGGACCTGATGGCCGGCAACAAGTCGATGGACGCCGACCTGGAAGAAGTGCTGATCACCGACGAAAGCCCGATTCTCGGCCAGACCATCCGCGAGATAGCGCTCCGCAGCACCCACCAAGTGCTGGTGATTGCCATTCGCCGGATCGACGGGGAGATGCTGTTTGCACCGGACGCGAACACCCAGTTTGAAACTGGGGATACGATGATCGTAATGGGCCGGCACACGGACATTGTGAACTTCAAGAAGGCGAATAAGGTCTAA
- the argJ gene encoding bifunctional glutamate N-acetyltransferase/amino-acid acetyltransferase ArgJ: protein MSTKEDVALVVSDRAAVGVGVYTQNLVCAAPVDFDRQLTPSETIRAVAINSGVANACTGQQGEEDCQEMARLTAEACGLDERQTLVLSTGVIGVHLPMEKIAKGISLSSATLANDNDALERTARGMMTTDTVTKIRGRDFKVDDVALNVTGLAKGAAMIGPNMATMLAVVMTDANVTMRDAHQALKDAVSETFNCISVDGHTSTNDSVLLLANGAAGGPVLSGRGLDMFRTTLFEVCEDLAQSIPADGEGATHLVTVEVHGCRTRAEAVKIAKTIADSPLVKTAIAGADPNWGRIVSAAGYAGVSFDPRNVSLHINAMLVYERGAPVKFDEQVVSQSMASEKEISLLLILDEGSAAARFWTTDLTAEYVRLNADYTT, encoded by the coding sequence ATGTCGACCAAGGAGGACGTCGCGCTCGTGGTATCGGACCGCGCGGCCGTGGGAGTGGGAGTCTATACCCAGAATCTAGTTTGCGCCGCGCCGGTCGACTTCGATCGGCAGTTGACACCGAGCGAGACAATTCGCGCGGTCGCTATCAATTCGGGCGTGGCCAATGCCTGCACCGGTCAGCAAGGTGAAGAAGATTGCCAGGAAATGGCCCGCTTGACTGCCGAAGCCTGTGGCCTCGACGAGCGGCAAACCTTGGTGCTCTCCACCGGCGTGATCGGCGTGCACCTGCCGATGGAGAAAATTGCCAAGGGAATTAGCCTGTCGTCGGCAACTCTAGCCAACGACAACGACGCCCTCGAACGAACCGCGCGAGGTATGATGACCACCGACACGGTCACCAAGATTCGAGGACGCGACTTCAAGGTGGACGACGTAGCTCTGAACGTCACTGGTCTGGCCAAAGGGGCGGCGATGATTGGTCCCAACATGGCGACCATGCTGGCCGTGGTGATGACCGACGCGAACGTGACGATGCGCGACGCCCATCAGGCGCTCAAGGACGCGGTAAGCGAAACCTTCAACTGCATTAGCGTCGACGGACACACCAGCACGAATGATAGCGTGCTGCTCTTGGCCAACGGCGCGGCCGGCGGCCCGGTGCTCTCGGGTCGCGGGCTCGACATGTTCCGGACGACGCTCTTCGAAGTCTGCGAAGACCTGGCCCAGTCGATTCCAGCCGATGGCGAGGGTGCCACCCATCTGGTCACGGTCGAAGTGCATGGCTGTCGCACGCGGGCCGAGGCGGTGAAGATTGCCAAGACCATCGCCGATAGCCCGCTCGTGAAGACGGCTATCGCTGGTGCCGATCCGAACTGGGGCCGAATCGTTTCGGCCGCTGGTTATGCAGGGGTTTCGTTCGACCCCCGCAATGTAAGCCTGCATATTAATGCCATGCTGGTTTACGAACGCGGCGCACCGGTCAAGTTCGACGAGCAAGTCGTATCGCAATCGATGGCAAGCGAGAAGGAAATCAGCCTGCTGCTGATTCTCGACGAAGGTTCGGCCGCCGCTCGCTTCTGGACTACCGACCTTACCGCCGAGTACGTTCGCCTGAACGCCGACTACACCACATGA